In the Perca flavescens isolate YP-PL-M2 chromosome 20, PFLA_1.0, whole genome shotgun sequence genome, one interval contains:
- the exd1 gene encoding piRNA biogenesis protein EXD1 gives MVGDDVQFLNTLKGKRVKLTLKTSSYLGVVQRITANKTLILADVVRCSNGFKCPGSKMFFGHEILNVEFTNEANTTIGNIHDHQFEKHLNVEKFQPYRKTITFDDDEDEEEYINFVVIDEFHEKFVSAVMHIKKQHVIGVGADGVEVFKHGRLCWLQIATKSKVYLFDILLLGARAFKNGLSMILESKRILKVIHDCRAIAGCLIVQFGVKLTNVFDTQVADVMCFYSETGGLLPDRVSTLQEVVSLHLKVPSSQLLSLQMMAQLTKEELEMWCKRPCPVPLLKVMALSVIHLQPLRLVLLDTVMTDYMALVDSYLNSSHYQPDELEHVSMESVLELPRELRQLEQMRRERQKQAVDHYPVTEEGLLARFNPRTPTPSQPSLVTEEHGQTQVESVEPANVESPSQVEPFLHKLPTSPPRVNNVLSEDVHASPDPAATVSDLRKQIAVTSPLTLGVGRGHTEVLMDTMGRGRPFGKEQSSTPALLAIGRGFLLQISQDQIPKEMITPGRMGVVTSCPNRILAQEVTSQPGPSVHDLPKDTFGMTGEQFRSPPKSTPSSLMQSFLSFRY, from the exons ATGGTTGGGGACGACGTTCAGTTCCTGAATACCCTCAAGGGGAAACGCGTCAAACTTACCCTTAAGACTTCATCTTACCTCGGCGTCGTCCAGCGTATCACTGCTAACAAAACACTGATTTTGGCGGACG TTGTTCGTTGCAGTAATGGCTTCAAATGTCCTGGCTCAAAAATGTTCTTCGGGCATGAAATTCTGAATG TGGAGTTTACCAATGAAGCAAACACTACCATTGG AAATATTCATGACCACCAATTTGAAAAGCATTTGAATGTGGAAAAGTTTCAGCCATACAGGAAGACAATCACATTTG atgatgatgaagatgaagaggagtaCATCAACTTTGTAGTCATTGATGAGTTTCATGAGAAGTTTGTGTCTGCT GTGATGCACATCAAGAAGCAGCATGTGATCGGTGTGGGCGCTGATGGAGTCGAGGTATTTAAGCATGGGAGACTGTGTTGGCTGCAG ATTGCCACTAAAAGCAAGGTATACCTGTTTGATATTCTCTTACTTGGAGCTCGGGCCTTTAAGAACGGTCTTTCCATGATCCTGGAAAGTAAACGCATACTGAAG GTCATTCATGACTGCAGAGCCATTGCTGGATGTCTTATTGTTCAGTTTGGAGTAAAGCTAACCAACGTCTTTGATACGCAG GTGGCAGATGTCATGTGCTTCTACTCCGAGACAGGAGGTCTCCTTCCCGACAGAGTCAGTACTCTGCAGGAGGTGGTGAGTCTCCATCTGAAGGTGCCCTCCTCACAGCTTCTGTCCCTTCAGATGATGGCCCAGCTCACCAAG GAAGAACTGGAGATGTGGTGCAAGCGTCCCTGTCCTGTACCCCTGCTTAAGGTGATGGCTCTGTCAGTGATCCATCTTCAGCCTCTCAGACTGGTGCTGCTGGATACCGTCATGACCGACTACATGGCCTTGGTGGATTCATACCTCAACAGCAGCCACTACCAACCTGATGAATTggagcatgttagcatg GAGAGTGTGTTGGAGCTGCCCAGAGAGCTCAGGCAGCTGGAGCAAATGCGTCGTGAGCGGCAGAAGCAGGCTGTAGACCACTACCCTGTCACAGAGGAAGGTCTGCTGGCACGCTTCAACCCCCGAACTCCGACTCCATCCCAGCCCTCACTTGTAACAGAGGAGCACGGCCAGACACAGGTAGAATCCGTTGAACCTGCAAATGTGGAATCCCCTTCACAAGTTGAACCTTTCCTTCACAAGCTGCCCACGAGCCCTCCAAGAGTCAACAATGTTTTGTCTGAGGATGTCCATGCCTCCCCTGACCCAGCAGCCACTGTATCAGACCTCAGGAAACAAATAGCTGTTACCAGTCCCCTGACACTTGGTGTAGGCAGAGGGCACACAGAGGTACTGATGGACACAATGGGAAGAGGAAGGCCCTTTGGGAAAGAGCAGTCATCCACCCCGGCCTTACTTGCCATAGGAAGAGGCTTCCTTCTCCAAATATCACAAGATCAGATCCCCAAAGAGATGATAACTCCTGGTAGGATGGGGGTGGTTACTTCGTGCCCCAACCGTATACTTGCCCAAGAAGTGACGTCCCAGCCTGGCCCCAGTGTTCATGACCTGCCAAAGGACACTTTTGGCATGACAGGAGAACAATTCAGATCGCCACCCAAGTCCACCCCATCTTCACTCATGCAGTCATTCTTGTCTTTCAGATACTAA